The proteins below are encoded in one region of Chelonia mydas isolate rCheMyd1 chromosome 11, rCheMyd1.pri.v2, whole genome shotgun sequence:
- the TTC30B gene encoding tetratricopeptide repeat protein 30B codes for MAGTAPIPDGEFTAAIYGLIRAGRFAEAVGILGSELQNSCRSRAGLSLLGYCYYQLQDFAAAAECYEQMGALHPELDEYRLYQAQSLYKAGLYAEALRVASPLLDVPAYQGRALRLQAAAHYAQGDLSAAKSLVEQVLASAAESSPGAAEDPSELPDAEVNLGCLLFREGRHEEACGKFAGAMQVLGYCPELSYNMALCCYAAKQYAPALKHISDIIERGIHQHPELSVGMTTEGIDVRSVGNTLLLHRTALVEAFNLKAAIEYQLRNLEAAQEALTDMPPRAEEELDPVTLHNQALMNMDSRPTEGFEKLQFLLQQNPCPPETFGNLLLLYCKHQYYDLAADVLAENAHLTYKLLSPYLYNFLDAMITCQTAPEEAFHKLDELAGTMTEQLRKLTKQVQEARQNRDDEAVKKAVNEYDETLEKYVPVLMAQAKIYWDMENYTMVEKIFRKSVEFCNEHEVWKLNVAHVLFMQENKYKEAIGFYEPIVKKHYDNILQVSAIVLANLCVSYIMTSQNEEAEELMRKIEKEEEQLSYDDPDKKIYHLCIVNLVIGTLYCAKGNYDFGISRVIKSLEPYNKKLGTDTWYYAKRCFLSLLENMSKHMIMLRDSVIQECVHFLEQCELYGRNIPAVIEQPLEEERMHSGKNTVTYEARQLRALIYEVIGWNM; via the coding sequence ATGGCCGGGACAGCTCCGATCCCGGACGGGGAATTCACGGCGGCCATTTACGGGCTGATCCGGGCCGGACGGTTCGCGGAGGCGGTGGGGATCCTGGGCAGCGAGCTGCAGAATAGTTGCCGCTCCCGGGCCGGCCTCTCGCTGCTCGGCTACTGCTACTACCAGCTGCAGGACTTCGCGGCGGCGGCCGAGTGCTACGAGCAGATGGGGGCGCTGCACCCCGAGCTCGACGAGTACCGGCTCTACCAGGCCCAGTCCCTCTACAAGGCCGGGCTCTACGCCGAGGCCCTGCGGGTCGCCAGCCCCCTGCTCGATGTGCCCGCTTACCAGGGACGCGCCCTTCGCCTGCAGGCTGCTGCCCACTATGCACAGGGTGACCTCTCCGCAGCCAAGAGCTTGGTGGAGCAGGTGCTGGCCTCTGCTGCAGagagcagccctggagctgctgaagaCCCTTCAGAGCTACCAGATGCTGAGGTCAACCTAGGCTGCCTGTTGTTCCGGGAAGGGCGGCATGAGGAGGCCTGCGGCAAATTTGCGGGTGCCATGCAAGTGCTGGGCTACTGCCCCGAGCTGTCATACAACATGGCGCTATGCTGCTACGCGGCCAAGCAATACGCACCTGCCCTCAAACACATCTCTGACATCATCGAGCGCGGAATCCACCAGCACCCCGAGCTCAGTGTGGGCATGACCACCGAGGGCATCGACGTCCGCAGCGTGGGCAACACACTGCTCCTGCACCGCACTGCCCTGGTGGAGGCCTTCAATCTCAAAGCTGCCATCGAGTACCAGCTACGCAACTTGGAAGCAGCCCAGGAGGCACTCACAGACATGCCACCAAGGGCCGAGGAAGAGCTGGACCCTGTCACCCTGCACAACCAAGCGTTGATGAACATGGACAGCCGGCCCACTGAAGGGTTTGAGAAACTGCAGTTCCTTCTGCAACAGAACCCCTGCCCACCAGAGACCTTTGGGAACTTGCTGCTGCTGTACTGTAAACATCAATACTATGACCTTGCTGCGGATGTGTTGGCAGAGAATGCCCATCTGACCTACAAGCTGCTCTCACCTTACCTTTACAACTTCCTGGATGCCATGATTACATGTCAAACTGCTCCTGAGGAGGCCTTCCACAAGTTAGATGAGCTGGCAGGGACAATGACTGAGCAGCTGAGAAAGCTCACTAAGCAGGTGCAGGAAGCAAGGCAAAACCGGGATGATGAGGCTGTCAAGAAGGCAGTTAATGAATATGATGAGACTCTGGAGAAATATGTGCCCGTCTTGATGGCCCAGGCCAAGATATATTGGGACATGGAGAATTACACTATGGTGGAGAAGATCTTTCGcaagtcagtggagttctgcAATGAACACGAGGTGTGGAAGCTGAATGTGGCTCATGTGCTCTTCATGCAGGAGAATAAATACAAAGAGGCCATCGGCTTCTATGAGCCCATTGTCAAGAAGCACTATGATAACATCCTTCAAGTCAGTGCCATTGTGCTGGCCAACCTTTGTGTCTCCTACATCATGACCAGTCAGAATGAAGAGGCAGAGGAGCTGATGAGGAAGATtgagaaggaagaagagcagcTCTCCTATGATGACCCTGATAAAAAGATCTACCACCTTTGCATTGTTAACCTAGTGATCGGCACACTGTATTGTGCCAAAGGAAACTATGACTTTGGCATCTCGAGGGTAATTAAAAGTTTGGAGCCTTATAACAAAAAGTTAGGCACAGATACTTGGTATTATGCTAAAAGGTGCTTCCTGTCCTTGCTGGAGAACATGTCCAAGCACATGATCATGCTGCGTGACAGTGTTATTCAAGAGTGTGTGCATTTTCTAGAGCAGTGTGAACTATATGGCAGAAACATCCCCGCTGTTATTGAGCAACCACTTGAAGAAGAGAGGATGCACAGTGGGAAGAACACAGTTACATATGAAGCCAGACAGTTGAGGGCACTGATATATGAGGTCATTGGGTGGAATATGTAA